GGTGGGAGGGATGGGTACCCTTCACCTGATCCGCGCCGGCCTTGGCACGGGAAGCGGTGCCCTCCTTCTTGCCCTTGAGACGGATGTCCAGCATGCGGGCCGGCCAGGGCGTTTGATCGAGGCCCAGCAAGAATTCGTACACGTTGTAGGAGATCGGGTTGTAGAGCATCGCATCGTGGTTGCCGAGCACGAACACGATGACGCCCAGCTTCTCCTTGGGCATGAAGGACACCTGGGAATGGAAGCCTGGCAGATCGCCCCCATGGAAGGTCAGCAGGTGGCCACAGTAGGTGGCCATCTCCCGCGCCATGCCATAGGCGGGATTCAGCACTTCCCACCAGCCGCGGGATTCGGGATTGGGATTGCTGAGGCCGATGGCGGGCTCCAGGGTCGCCTTCAGCACCGCCGATGGCAGCACCTGCTGGCCCTTGTACTTTCCGTCATTCATGAGCGCCGCCAGCCAGTGCGACATGTCCTCCAGGCTGGAGATGATGGCACCGCAGGGCGCCATGCCGGCCGTATCCTCGTAGTAGGGCGCCTGGTACAGCTCGAAGCTGTCGCGCTTCTCTGTGAAGCCCACGCCGAAATCGGGCTGCTTCACCATGTCCGCCACGCTGTAGAGGCTCTGGTTCATCTCCAGCGGCTGGAAGATGCGCTGGCGGACGAACTCCTCCCAGGTCTTGCCCGACTTGAGCTCGATGACCTGCCCCACCGCCGCGTACATCATGTTGTTGTAGAGGAAGAGCTGGCGCATGGGCTCCTTGGGTTCCATGTACTGGAGCTTCTGGAACAGCAATGCGCGGGAATCTGGAGACTTGTACCAGATCGTGTCGTGGCGGGTGATGCCCGTGCGGTGGGCCAGCATGTCGCGCAGGGTCACCCGCGCGTTGAGGTTCTCGTCGTAGAAGCGGATGGACGGCACCGATTCCTTGATGGGCTGGTCCCAGCTGAGCTTGCCCTCCTCCACCAGCATGCCCGCCGACACCGCCGTGAACAGTTTGGAGTTCGACGCGATCTGGAAGAGGGTCTTCGAGGTGAAGGGCAGCTTCTTGCCGTAGTCCCGGTAGCCATAGCCCTTGGCGAAGACCAGCTGATCGCCCGACACCACGGCGATGCCGATGCCCGGGCTGTTGAAATCCTTCATGACCTTGGCCATGTAGGCATCCAGCGGTTTCAGCCGCGCAGCCACTTCGGGCGCGGACGTTTGGGCCATGGCCACGGCAGCCACGGCAGAGAGAAAGAGGCGGGGAAGCCACCGCATGGGCACACTCCTTTTTGGGATCGACCTCCACACGGTCACAGGTCCCTCTCCATAGGGGAAGCAAATACCGCGAGGTGGCCTCTTCCACCCAATCACACCAAAGCCTCCACGCCACCTTCATGGACCGGGTGGCTCAGCGGTGGACTTCCGTCGGTGATAGATGGACTGAAAGCGCCGGCCCCCTGATGTCACATGGACTGAATCAGTGCAAAAAAGTTGCCCTGGGGGTCCTTGCATAGGATGTGCAGGCCAAAACCGGGGATGGCCTGTCTTTCCGTAACCAGCGCTCCCCCCTCCTGCAGCACTTTGGCACAGGTTTCATCCAGCGATTCAACTTGGATGGTGACAGAGACGCGGGGAGCGCCTGACTTCGATTGGACGATGCCCCCGGTGATTCCCTCTTTGGCGTTTCCCGCGGCCTTGATCTGCCAATACCGGACAGGATCCGGCAATTTCTGGATGGACCACCCGAAGACCTGAGCATAGAACCTTCCGGCTTGTTCCGGATCCGGCACAGTGAACTCGAAATGGACCACATGAGGCAGAGAAGGGGAGGCGGGTTTCTGGGTCATGGGATAGGAGGCTCCTTCCTCGGGGACGACCCCTTTGCTGCCACGGGGAGGTTTGGAGGTGGCGTCGGGCCCGTTTTGGGCCTGGGATGGGCAAACAGGAAAAGCGACCAGGCCAAGCGCAAGTAGAATCGCGTGCATTCGTCTCATGTCGGCTCCGGAAGATGCATCATAAAAGCGGCCCCGGCATTCTTGAGCCGTTCCGCCAAACCGATGCCCTTCATCGGCGATTGGTTGTCCTGTGGCGCTGATCCGCGCCAGGTGGACAGGCCCGCCGTCAAAAAGGGCCGCCCTAAGGCGGCCCTTTCCCAATGAATCCGTGCAGGATTACCAGACCTTGATGCGGTCTTCCGGCGCCAGATAGAGGCCCTGACCCGGCTTCACGCTGAAGGCCGGGTACCAGCCATCCAGGTTACGCACCACGTTGGGGCGGAGGTGGCCAGGGGTGTGCTCGTTGGTGACCAGCTGCTGGAGCAGGGACTCATCCCGGTACTTCTGGCGCCACACCTGGGCGAAGCCCAGGAAGAAGCGCTGGTCGCCTGTGAAGCCGCCCAGAACCTTGGCCGGCTTGCCCTGCAGCGACTTGTGGTAGGCATCGTAGGCCACGTTGGCACCGGCCAAATCGGCCATGTTCTCGCCGAGGGTCAGCTCGCCGTTCACGTGGGTGCCCGGCAGCGGCTCATAGGCCGCGTACTGCTTGACCACCTTGTCCGTGAGGGCTGTGAAACGCTTCACATCTTCGGCGGTCCACCAGTCGGAGAGTTTGCCCTCCTTGTCGAACTTGCGGCCCTGATCGTCGAAGTGGTGGCTGATCTCATGGCCAATGACCACGCCGATGGCGCCGTAGTTCACTGCCGGATCAGCGTGCGCATCGAAGAAGGGCGGCTGCAGGATGGCCGCAGGGAACACGATCTCGTTCCAGAGCGGATTGGCATAGGCGTTCACCGTCATGGGCGTCATGCCCCATTCCGAGCGGTCGATGGGCTTGCCGATCTTGTCCAGCGACCGCTGGTACTCGAACGCGGCCGCACGCATGGCGTTACCCAGCGCATCACCGCGGCGGATCTCCAGCTTCGAGTAGTCCCGCCAGTGGCTGGGATAGCCGATCTTCGGCGTGAACTTGGCCAGCTTGGCGCGGGCTTCGATCTTGGTCTTGGGGTCCATCCAGGTCAGGTTGGACAGGCGCACATCCATGGCGGCAATGATGTTCTTCACGAGCAGATCCATCTGGCGCTTGGCTTCGGGCGGGAAATACTTCGCCACGTACAGCTTCCCTACCGCTTCGCCCAGGGCAGAGGTGGCAGCATCCACGCCGCGCTTCCAGCGCGGCTGGTTCTCGGGCTGGCCCGACAGAACCGTGCCGTAGAAGGCAAAGTTCTCATCCACGAAGGCCTTGGGCAGGCAGGTGGCCGCGCGGCTGAGGGTGTGGAAGCGGAGGTAGTCCTTCCAGGTATCGAGGGGCAGGCTGGTCAGCAGGGCGCCCGTACCCTTGATGGCGCTGGGATGGGAGATGATCAGTTCTTTCTGATCCTGAACCCCGGCGGCACTCAGTAGCGCCACCCAATCCACGCCCGGGAAGGCAGCGGCCAGATCCGCTGCCTTGTAGGGATTGTAGAGTTTCTCGATCTGACGCTCTTCCACCTTCGACCAGTGCACTTCCGCCAGTTTCGTCTCCAGCGCAAAGATGCCCTGGGCGCGGGCCTCAGGGTTGTCGATGCCCGCCAGTTTCAGCATGGCCGCGATGTGGGCCACGTACTTGCCGCGGATGTCGGCGAACTTCGGGTTCTTCGCATCCAGGTAGTAGTCGCGGTCAGGCAGACCAAGGCCACCCTGCCCCACGTAGACCGCGTAGACATCGGGGTTTTTCAAATCCTGCTCGGGCCCCACGCCCACGGGCGTGGACACGCCCAGGCGCGCCGCCATGCCAAAGGCCTTGGCCAGCTGGGTGGTGTTGCTGATGGAGGAAATGCCATCAAGATGGGGCCGAATAGGCGCCAAGCCCTTCGCTTCGATGGTGGCCTCGTCCAGGAAGCTGGCGTAGAAATCGCCCACCTTCTGGGCCTCGGAGCCGGGCTTTGCGCCCTTCTGCGCCGCAGCGGCCTCCACGATGACCCGGGTCCGGTCCTGGCTCAGATCGCGGAGCTTGGTAAACATGCCGTAATTGGAGCGGTCCGCCGGAATGACCAGGTTCTTCAGGTAGGTCCCGCTGGCGAACCGGCCGAAATCATCGCCGGGAGCGACCGTGCGATCCATGCCCGCCACATCGAAGCCGAAAGTGCCGTACTGGGGCTTGGCTGCTTTCGCCGCACTGGCGCCTGTCTTTGCAGCGCCCTGGGCGCTCAGGGGCGAGGCCAGAGCCAGCAACCCAAGGGCGGCTCCCGTCAAAAGGCTGGAGGTTTTCATGGTTTCTCCAAAAAGGTGAGACTACTCGCTTCTGAATAAACCCAGGCAATGGATTTGATCACAGTGCTGTCAGTTTTGCCCGCCCGCGATTCTGCTCCAAGCTCCTTGCGGTCGCCGGTAGCCCAAGCCGGCCACTCCTCCGGGTCGGCGGTGCGTGGAGGACAGGCAAAGATGCCATGCCCGGAGTGGGCCCATTTTACGGCCCACGAAAATCACGTTCGAGATGGCGGATCCCTCGATCCTCTTTCATGGAAGGGTGATAAAATTCGGGGTGGATTTCAGTGGCTTTCCGTCGACCAAAACAGCCACTCCAACATGAGGAGCAACTCCCGTGGGTCAGCCTTATCGCTCTTATGTCAATGGCATTGCGCGCCTCATGGAAGAGGCCCGTACGGCGCCCCTGGGAGACCTTCCTCCTGCTCCGGCGCCCGCCCTTCCGAGCGATGCGCCCCGGGTTCTCGTGTTCTCCCCGCATCCCGACGATGAATCCATCATCGGTGCCCTGCCCTTGCGCCTGCGTCGAGAGCTCAAATACAACGTGCAGGTGGTGGCCGTCACCCAGGGCAGCCGCGCGGATCGCCAGAGCGCGCGCTTCAAGGAAATGACCGGCGCCTGCCAGTTCCTGAGCTGGGGTCTCATCCAGACCAGCCCTACCGGACTGCTGAACATCAACCCCAAGGGCCGCGAGGGCAACCCCACCGAATGGGCCGCTGCCGTGAGCGTCATCGCCAAGATCATCTCCGAGCAGCGCCCCTCGATCATCTTCTTCCCCCACGATCAGGACTGGAACAGCACGCACATCGGCACCCATCTCCTGGTGACCGATGCCCTCAAGACTTTCGGCCCCGACTACAAGTGCATGATCGTGGAAACCGAGTTCTGGCGCGCCATGACCGCGCCCAATGTGATGGTGCAGTCCACCCCCGACGAGGTGGCCGATCTGGTGGCAGCCATTTCCTTCCACAAGGGGGAAGTCGCAAGGAACCCCTACCACCTCACGTTGCCCGGCTGGATGTCCGACAATGTCCGCCGCGGCGGTGAGATTGTCGGTGGCCAGGGCGGCACCGCCCCCACCTTCCCCTACGCCACCCTCTACCGCATCCGCGACTGGGCCAATGGCGGGTTCGTGGATTCCGGCCGCACGGGCCAGATCATCACGACGGATGGGGATCTCGCGGGCACGTTCAAGGTTTCCTAGCAGCAACTGATTTTCAAAGAGGCACCCATCCTTCTGAATGGGTGCCTCTTTTTGTGAAACGGTGGTTCGACAAGTTTTGCCAGGCTGAGCGCCCGATACCTCAGCGCAGGTACTGGAATTCCGCCCACTCCGGTTCGTTGGCGAAGACCCAGCGGTGATAGTCAATCTCCTTCAGCTCCGATGCGGCTTCCTCATCGACGATCACCTGGCAGCGGGGATGCAGCTGCAGCGCGGTGGCCGTGACCATGGCGGTGATGGGACCTTCCACTGCCTTGGCCAGGATGGAGGCCTTGGACTTGCCCGTCACCAGCATGAGGCAGCGGCGGGAATCCAGAATGGTGCCCACCCCCATGGTGATGGCGCGGCGGGGGACGTTGGCCGGATCGCCACCGAACATGGGAGCGTTCTGCTCCAGGGTGGCGGGCGTGAGCGCCTTCTCTCTCGTGCGGGAGCGCAGAGAAGAAGAGGGTTCATTGAAACCGATGTGCCCATCGCTGCCGATGCCCACCAGCTGCAGATCGATGCCGCCCGCCTGGGCAATGGCACCCTCGTAGCGAATGCACTCGGCGGCCAGGTCGGTGGCCATGCCATCCGGCAGGTGGGTGTTGGCCTTGGTGATGTTCACCTGGTTGAACAGCAGTTCGTTCATGTAGTGGCGGTACGAGCAGGGATGGTCGGCCGGAATGCCGATGTATTCATCGAGGTTGAAGGTGGAGCACTGTGAGAAATCCAGCCCCGCCTGCCGGTGGAGATCCACCAGCAGGCTGTAGACCGGTTCCATGGTGCGGCCCGTGGCGAGCCCCAGTACCAGCTTGGGATGGGCTTTCATCTCCTTGGCGAAGATCTGTGCCACGAGATGGGCGGCCTTTTGCTGGGTGGGGAGAATGATGACTTCCATGAGGGTTCCTTAGGAGATGGATGCCAGGCAGGGCCGAGGCTACTTCTTGCCGACGAAATGGGCTTCGATTTCTTCCAGCGTCTTGCCCTTGGTTTCCGGCAGGAAGAAGAAAGCCGTGATGAAGTAGACGACTGTGCAGCCTGCGAACAGGAAGAACATGGTGCCGTAACCGTACTTGCCCACCGTGGGCAGGAACACGGCGGCGATGGTGGTGGAGACCGCCTGGTTGATGAGCAGGGCCACACTCATGCCGTTGGATCGGATGCGGGTGGGCATGAGCTCCGAAAGCGCCAGCCACACGCAGACGCCGGGGCCCATGGCGAAGAAGGCGATGAAGGCGAAGGTGCAGATGGCGATCACCCAGCCATTGGCGGCGCTGGGCACCGGCGTGATGAGGGCGGCCTCCACCTTGAGGGGCGCCGTCCGGGCCGCATCCGCATCTCCCGCCGGGTTCGTCAGCTTGGCGGCCAGGGCGCTCGCCTTGTCCTTGGGCACACAGGAATCGCGGGTGATGGCGATCTCATTGAGCGTGTCCGTGGAGCGCACCACCTTGGTGGACGCGCGGAAATCGCCGTAGCTGTAGATCACGATCATGGTGGTGGGCGCACCCTGGATGGCTCGGCCCTTCTCGCCCGCGGTGGACAGCAGCTGGTCCGCGGCGGCGGGATCAAATTTCAGCTTTACGCTCTGCTCGGCATCCACCCGGGACTGCACGGCGGCGGACACATCCACGCGGTGCTGCTCCGTGCGACGGAAGATGAAGCCCGTCACCAGGAGCGAGGCGATGATGCCGGCACTGCCCACAGACAGCAGGAACTTGCGCCCCTTCTTATCCACGAGCGCGACGGCCACCATGGTCATCAGGAAGTTCACCAGGGTGAAGATCACGTAGCCGAGGTGCGCGGAGTTGTCGCCCAGACCAGCCTGGATGAGGATGGTGGCGTTGTAGCCGATGATCGAGTTCACGCCCGTGGCCTGATTGCAGGCCAGGATGACGCAGGCCAGCAGGAAGGGGATGACGTACTTTCGGCTGAGCAGGCTGTCCTTGACCTTCTCGCCCAGGGTCTTCTCGGGAGCCGCCTCGGCCATCTCCTTCAGCTCGAGTTCCGCTTCGGCCTCGGAGCGGGTCCTGAGCAGGGCGGCGCGGGCCTCATCGACCAGGCCCTTCTTGTAAAGCCAACGCGGACTCTCGCTCACGAAGAAGGCGCCCACCACGAAGAGCAGCCCGGGCAGGATGCTCACCCAGAAGATGCTGCGCCAGGCGAAATCCTTGAAGGCAAAGAGGGCCCGGGCGTCGCCGGCCACGTCGAGGGCATGGACCTTGAAGCTGAAGCCGTAGGCGATGAGCGCGGCGGCGAAGATGCCCAGGGTCAGCAGCCACTGGAAGACGCCCGTGCCCTTCCCCCGGTTGGAGGCATCGAGGCTCTCCGCGAGATACAGAGGCACCGCCACCCCCACCAGGCCCGCGCTCACACCCTGCAGCAGACGGCCCAGCACCAGCGGACCGAAGCCATGCGCCAGGGCGATCATGGGGATGCTGGCCACGAAGGTGATGCCACTGACGATCATCAGCTTCTTGCGGCCCATGAGATCCGCCAAAGCACCTGCAAAAAGCGTGGAGATGACGCTGCCCAGCAGCACCGCTGCCACGATGATGGAGAGCTGGTTGCTGGTGAGGCCGGAGGTGGCCTCCAGGTAGGGCAGCGCACCGGCGATGATGCCCACATCGATGCCGTAGAGGAGCCCCCCGAGGCCCGCGATGAAAAGCAGGTAACGGAGGTTCCGGAGCAGGGCCGGAGAGGTGTCAGG
This sequence is a window from Geothrix sp. PMB-07. Protein-coding genes within it:
- a CDS encoding serine hydrolase, with protein sequence MRWLPRLFLSAVAAVAMAQTSAPEVAARLKPLDAYMAKVMKDFNSPGIGIAVVSGDQLVFAKGYGYRDYGKKLPFTSKTLFQIASNSKLFTAVSAGMLVEEGKLSWDQPIKESVPSIRFYDENLNARVTLRDMLAHRTGITRHDTIWYKSPDSRALLFQKLQYMEPKEPMRQLFLYNNMMYAAVGQVIELKSGKTWEEFVRQRIFQPLEMNQSLYSVADMVKQPDFGVGFTEKRDSFELYQAPYYEDTAGMAPCGAIISSLEDMSHWLAALMNDGKYKGQQVLPSAVLKATLEPAIGLSNPNPESRGWWEVLNPAYGMAREMATYCGHLLTFHGGDLPGFHSQVSFMPKEKLGVIVFVLGNHDAMLYNPISYNVYEFLLGLDQTPWPARMLDIRLKGKKEGTASRAKAGADQVKGTHPSHPLDDFTGEFEHPAYGILTIGKVGDQLQFDFHKMKFALSHFHYDRFDTADDEEDGKWSVNFQTSPQGDVDRAVMSLDESEATFVRRAPALDPAMAGKLVGTYETATGYKVQVQFKEGAGLAIVAPGQPQTKLLPYRGLKFRSPEFSDLIFEFVLVNGQVTSLKQIDPSGESLLTRK
- a CDS encoding VOC family protein, whose translation is MTQKPASPSLPHVVHFEFTVPDPEQAGRFYAQVFGWSIQKLPDPVRYWQIKAAGNAKEGITGGIVQSKSGAPRVSVTIQVESLDETCAKVLQEGGALVTERQAIPGFGLHILCKDPQGNFFALIQSM
- a CDS encoding M13 family metallopeptidase, whose protein sequence is MKTSSLLTGAALGLLALASPLSAQGAAKTGASAAKAAKPQYGTFGFDVAGMDRTVAPGDDFGRFASGTYLKNLVIPADRSNYGMFTKLRDLSQDRTRVIVEAAAAQKGAKPGSEAQKVGDFYASFLDEATIEAKGLAPIRPHLDGISSISNTTQLAKAFGMAARLGVSTPVGVGPEQDLKNPDVYAVYVGQGGLGLPDRDYYLDAKNPKFADIRGKYVAHIAAMLKLAGIDNPEARAQGIFALETKLAEVHWSKVEERQIEKLYNPYKAADLAAAFPGVDWVALLSAAGVQDQKELIISHPSAIKGTGALLTSLPLDTWKDYLRFHTLSRAATCLPKAFVDENFAFYGTVLSGQPENQPRWKRGVDAATSALGEAVGKLYVAKYFPPEAKRQMDLLVKNIIAAMDVRLSNLTWMDPKTKIEARAKLAKFTPKIGYPSHWRDYSKLEIRRGDALGNAMRAAAFEYQRSLDKIGKPIDRSEWGMTPMTVNAYANPLWNEIVFPAAILQPPFFDAHADPAVNYGAIGVVIGHEISHHFDDQGRKFDKEGKLSDWWTAEDVKRFTALTDKVVKQYAAYEPLPGTHVNGELTLGENMADLAGANVAYDAYHKSLQGKPAKVLGGFTGDQRFFLGFAQVWRQKYRDESLLQQLVTNEHTPGHLRPNVVRNLDGWYPAFSVKPGQGLYLAPEDRIKVW
- a CDS encoding PIG-L deacetylase family protein, which encodes MGQPYRSYVNGIARLMEEARTAPLGDLPPAPAPALPSDAPRVLVFSPHPDDESIIGALPLRLRRELKYNVQVVAVTQGSRADRQSARFKEMTGACQFLSWGLIQTSPTGLLNINPKGREGNPTEWAAAVSVIAKIISEQRPSIIFFPHDQDWNSTHIGTHLLVTDALKTFGPDYKCMIVETEFWRAMTAPNVMVQSTPDEVADLVAAISFHKGEVARNPYHLTLPGWMSDNVRRGGEIVGGQGGTAPTFPYATLYRIRDWANGGFVDSGRTGQIITTDGDLAGTFKVS
- the nagB gene encoding glucosamine-6-phosphate deaminase; translation: MEVIILPTQQKAAHLVAQIFAKEMKAHPKLVLGLATGRTMEPVYSLLVDLHRQAGLDFSQCSTFNLDEYIGIPADHPCSYRHYMNELLFNQVNITKANTHLPDGMATDLAAECIRYEGAIAQAGGIDLQLVGIGSDGHIGFNEPSSSLRSRTREKALTPATLEQNAPMFGGDPANVPRRAITMGVGTILDSRRCLMLVTGKSKASILAKAVEGPITAMVTATALQLHPRCQVIVDEEAASELKEIDYHRWVFANEPEWAEFQYLR
- a CDS encoding MFS transporter produces the protein MTPSAPDTSPALLRNLRYLLFIAGLGGLLYGIDVGIIAGALPYLEATSGLTSNQLSIIVAAVLLGSVISTLFAGALADLMGRKKLMIVSGITFVASIPMIALAHGFGPLVLGRLLQGVSAGLVGVAVPLYLAESLDASNRGKGTGVFQWLLTLGIFAAALIAYGFSFKVHALDVAGDARALFAFKDFAWRSIFWVSILPGLLFVVGAFFVSESPRWLYKKGLVDEARAALLRTRSEAEAELELKEMAEAAPEKTLGEKVKDSLLSRKYVIPFLLACVILACNQATGVNSIIGYNATILIQAGLGDNSAHLGYVIFTLVNFLMTMVAVALVDKKGRKFLLSVGSAGIIASLLVTGFIFRRTEQHRVDVSAAVQSRVDAEQSVKLKFDPAAADQLLSTAGEKGRAIQGAPTTMIVIYSYGDFRASTKVVRSTDTLNEIAITRDSCVPKDKASALAAKLTNPAGDADAARTAPLKVEAALITPVPSAANGWVIAICTFAFIAFFAMGPGVCVWLALSELMPTRIRSNGMSVALLINQAVSTTIAAVFLPTVGKYGYGTMFFLFAGCTVVYFITAFFFLPETKGKTLEEIEAHFVGKK